In Glycine max cultivar Williams 82 chromosome 10, Glycine_max_v4.0, whole genome shotgun sequence, the DNA window TCCCTAAAATAACCATGTTATGTTACTGAACATTATGAGAAGATTCaagttcaaaaaatgaaaatattgcaTTTCTTCATTGTCAGATGATATGTTTTcaattagaataattataaatccCCCTAGTTCCCTTGTATGGTAAGTATTAAAAacgttttatattttcttagacattttatgtatttaattttttcatttaacactttctttataaaatagGAGGAGGATTTTTAGGAAGATATAGCATTTTTCTTTCGATTATAATTTTGTAGATgccatgttttttaattttttcccatATCCAAGAATTTTGCAAGGGAAATTGTGTTGTGAAAGCAAGATTAGGTGGTTCTTTTTATAACTATTAGTGGTTGGTTTTGTATCACCTTAAAAATAGGGGTGAAAATATTTAGGGTTctgtatttcttaaaaaaaaaaatctttcatacATATCtcattccttattttttttctctgtacaTCAAATCAAACCGATTATTGGTGTTAATTTAGTGACTTCTATCCTGTGGCAATGATTCATATATTGTGGCAATTAAGTGACTCCTATCTTTGGCAATGATTCATAAGGATAAATTCCCTTATGAAAACACTAATCAAATCCTTGCTTCctgttttttcattctctttgtgACTAGAAAAGATGTGAAGGTAACTAATATGGATTATGATACAATAATACTTTAGGTCCGTTTCATTTGCTAAAAAGCATGGTACTGGACAACACAAATACAATTGTCCCATGTTTGATCTATAAAAAGATCATGggacaaacaaatcaaatgaaggacaaaacaaaaacttatatttttttgttaccatgGGACAACTTTTTGTGCCAAATACAAAATACTCATAAGACAAAAATAcccaattttatttcatttaatgtgCGACCTCCATTAATGCGGCTCTTGCCGTCACGCCACCAACGTTGTAACCATCACTGCGACCACCATGATCATTGTTGTCACTACCATTATTACCATCATCACTATTATTGTCGTTGACAGCACTATCACTGTAACCATCACCGTTGCCACTATTTCCACCACTGCGGTTGCGGTTGCGGTCGCATTGCGGTGAGCCTGAAAACCTTTATATTGCGGGAAAATGCATCTGATGTGGCTGCAATTGCGGTCATGATGTAATTGCAGAGTGTCAAAATACCTTGACATTGCGGTTGTggactgcaatttaaaaccatgattgttgtcatcattgtcgTTGGCACAAACTTCGCCACCGTTACcaccattttttataattaatattattaaaaagggTTTTGCAGTAAATTTCACATTATTTTGCTTTGATTGTGTTGTCCATTGTCTCACAAACAATCTacaggataaaaaaaatgttctgtAACTTAAGTATTTATTATGTGCTATACCTTGGCACATATCAAAAGGACCCTCAGTTTTACAGGTTTCAGGCAAACAATGCtgagttgttgtttttttaaaacttatcaaATTTCAATTAGCTTTGTTAAAGCAAATTATGAGCTTGTGTGATCTTCTTCTGTTTGCATTATgttttcttaatattatttcttaCAAATTCATTAGGCTACCTGCGGAATACCTGAAATAGCTTTTGCAACATTTGAGAACATGGAATATGGAGAAGGTTTGCCCTCCACATCtgctttctcttcctctttcttctttttctgatgcttatatttgtttactTATAAAGATTTCATTTACCATTTTAAGGGAATCtcgtttctttttcttatacTCTTACTGGGTTCACAATTATGTTTCAATTCTTATggtatctttcttcttttttgtttctgtgTGTTGTGGAGGTGGGATGCTCTTTTCTAAATTGTTAAATTCTCTTTCTTCATTATTAATTCTATGCAAGgtaaattatctttaatttgttACATAACAGATTACATGAAGCCTGATACAGAGACATACAATTGGGTTATTCAAGCTTATACTAGAGCTGAATCTTATGACAGGTTAGACATTTAAATAGCTGTGAAACCTCCCATTGGAATTcttaaattgattatttcatGGATTGAGTTAAATTTGCTATTAGGTGATGTGATTGTATTAAACTTGTTTGTGTGTGGCTTATAGAGTACAAGATGTTGCTGTGTTACTTGGCATGATGGTTGAGGATCACAAACGTATACAGCCAAATGCGAAGACCCATGCGTAAGACAcgtattaattttcttttacaaacctGGCTAACATGTTGGATGTAAAATTGTTTAAACTTAGGTTTAAATACCTTTTTAGTCCTTgcaatttagtgttttttttttctttttcatccttacaaaattgtttttttgtttttagttcttgcaaattatgtttgttttgtttttagtccttaaaacaCTTTAGATAATGttttaaacagtaaaaaaatgttttctaaagctttataaggacaaaaaatgaaacaagCATAATTTGCAAGGATTAAGAAAGATTATTGTTGTCTCAAAActgtaatataaaattgttgagAGAATATTAATAAGGATGGGTGTATCTAGAAGTTCTTTTTAGTACGAGGCGGCAAATATCTTTCACCAGAATAATATTGTTcgacttaaaatatatttattacaggtgacaatttctttaaatatttaatctcAAACtgtatatttaaagtttaaatttaaaactattagTTAAATTGAAAGCTTAATTGAGGAGAAAGTTTTAGAAGAAATAAAGTATAATGCTATAAGGAGAAAGAATGGATTTTGAAATGTAggtaaaacactttttattattacacAAACATATAGTGTGTTCAGTTTTCTAAAAATGAACCATCCAAAGcttaattaacattaatatactgaacatataatacttatttgatatatataacaattaataacatatatatatatatatatatattagtttagcTAAAATGGTTGTAATGTAAGGTATATTCTCTatctgtttatttatttattttacttatccacttttaatttttaatttaaaagactaagataatattaattatttttcaattatatccTTTTCGTATCTTACatatatattactatttaagaaataaaagtgaaaatgtTTCATAAGAAACATAATATTTACGCAGCCAACTCCATGAAAAAATttgatacaaaatttatttattgatttgttaACTAATGTACTCACcataatgtttaaaaatatatatgtttgacgTTTAGAGAGTTATctgatatttataaaaacaaacaaagcagcgaaacattaaatttataatattttttattttaaaaaataaaaaattatcatccattgaaacatatataatttcacTGTCAAAGACTAAGAAAGGCAAAGAAGAAGAGTTGTAGCAGAGTGAGTGAGCCAGAAAAAAGGAGAGGAAAGATATCTAAATGCGTAGGGTTGAGGAGGAGCCAACGAATCCCGAACTCAATCTGTAGGATTCCAACACAATATTTGAGGAGGATTTATTCGCGCGATTTATAATTGAAAGATTCCCTCTGCAGCTCTcaaaaccactaaccctaataGCTGAACTccaaagagataaaataacagCAAGTGGCCCTCATCAATtctaagtatatatataaaatcattgcCGCCATCACTTCTTCTCCATACTCTTGTCTCACTCTAACAGCCAAAGCATGGCTTCTCTCTCTTGCTCCGCCAACGACCTTGCCCCACTCTTCAACGACACCGCCGCCGCCAACTACCTCTGCGCCCAATTCGATTCCATTTCTAGAAAGCTCAACGTAACAACCTACGCCGTCGACAACACCTACCTTCTGTTTTCAGCGTATCTTGTCTTCGCCATGCAGCTCGGCTTCGCCATGCTCTGCGCCGGCTCCGTCAGAGCCAAAAACACCATGAACATCATGCTCACCAACGTCCTCGACGCCGCCGCCGGCGGTCTCTCCTACTACCTATTCGGCTTTGCATTCGCCTTCGGCGGCCCCTCCAACGGCTTCATCGGCCGCCACTTCTTCGGCCTACGAAAATTCCCGAAGGACTCCCCTCCCTCCGGCGACTACAGCTTCTTCCTCTACCACTGGGCCTTCGCCATCGCCGCCGCAGGAATCACCAGCGGCTCCATCGCCGAGAGAACACAGTTCGTGGCTTACCTTATCTACTCTTCTTTCTTAACCGGTTTCGTTTACCCCATCGTTTCGCATTGGTTCTGGTCCTCAGACGGTTGGGCCAGCGCGACTCGTAGCCACGGAAATGTTTTATTCGGGTCTGGAGTCATCGACTTCGCGGGCTCAGGCGTTGTTCACATGGTTGGCGGGATAGCGGGCCTGTGGGGGGCTTTAATTGAAGGCCCGAGAATCGGCCGGTTCGACCGTTCGGGCCGGTCGGTTGCTTTACGTGGCCACAGCGCGTCTTTAGTTGTGCTTGGTACGTTTTTGTTATGGTTCGGCTGGTACGGCTTCAACCCTGGTTCGTTTCTGACAATAGCCAAGGGGTATGAAAGTGGAGGGTATTATGGTCAATGGAGCGCTATAGGGAGGACAGCTGTCACGACGACATTGGCTGGGAGCACTGCGGCTCTGACGACGTTGTTCAGCAAGCGGTTATTGGCTGGCCACTGGAACGTGATTGACGTGTGTAACGGCCTGCTTGGCGGGTTCGCTGCCATTACATCGGGCTGTGCCGTTGTGGAACCGTGGGCCGCGATTGTGTGTGGGTTTGTGGCGGCGTGGGTTTTGATTGGGCTTAATAAGCTTGCCGCGAAGGTAGAGTACGATGATCCGTTGGAGGCGGCGCAGCTTCACGGCGGGTGCGGAGCGTGGGGGGTTTTCTTCACGGGATTGTTTGCGAAGAAAGAGTACGTGGAGGAGATTTACGGTGGTGGAAGGCCGTTCGGGGCTTTGATGGGTGGCGGAGGGAGGCTGCTGGCGGCGCAGGTGATTCAGATATTGGTGGTGTGCGGGTGGGTTACGGCGACCATGGCGCCGTTGTTCTATGGGCTTCATAAGATGAAACTGTTGAGAATTTCGAGGGATGATGAGACTGCGGGGATGGATTTGACGAGGCATGGTGGGTTTGCTTATGCATaccatgatgatgaagatggttCAAGCAGGGGAGTAGGGTTCATGCTGCGTAGAATTGAGCCTGCAGCTATTACCACTCCCTCTCCCCCCGCTGCACCACAAGTTTAATCAAAATGTGGTTTATGATTTTCAAGCGTTTTTTAGTTTCGTACCTGCACATAGCTCTGGGCAAAGCTAGCCTAGTCAAAACCATATACAAGGGATGCATATAtgaagtataaaaattaatgcGTGGGGGTCAACATTTAGGAAATGTCTTCTAGAGTTACTgtacattttaaaatgtttgttggcttggtttattattttcatctttgaaTTCCAAGACTAGTTTGGTCGACTGTTGTCACGTTAGTTTGTATCCTGCTGCAGAATAACTTGCTTGTAATTGTATACTGATTAGTTGATATATAGTGATATATTATATGTACTAAATGCATTAATGCAGGTTATGATTTTGCTAATCTTGTGATATTAGTGTttcaatatacatttttttcttttgataaaataaatatcatagcTGAAGGTCAAGTACCATCCATCTCAGCTTGGTATCTTGAAATATGTTCTCAGAGAATACGATACTTCATCATAACAGAAGACCGACAGTGTAGGAGCATCAaaagcaaataaatataatttaatatttgaatagtaTTGTACATGAAAATCTTATGGCCTAACTATGGaaacttcataaaaaatatatttgttttgtggTTTTGAAGTTCATTGTGCTTCCAATACATGCATATTTGTACACTTCAATATTAATTCTCGCAAGTAAATAATAAGGACTATAGGATAATAGGAACCTAATTCATATTTTGTCACGATCTTggtgagaaataaaaaacaatgcaTACAGTTTTATCTCAACAGTCAACAACTCATCAACGTGACAAATCTTTTATCGCTTAGAGCTTTATTTGTACAGTTGTAAAGTTCACAACATCATTTGAGAAAGCAAGACTGAAATTAATCAAGAGAAAGGAgaagttaaaaatttattttatattgacaGACAGACATTTGctgttgaaatataaacttgatttgggcccaaattaattatttgcttCCTTGGACTTAAttattttgggcttaagtaattatggggtcatgtttctagagaattcttgtagtgtttggagtgtctagatatttcttatagttgtaatattctctagaatactctttggatctctagagTTGAAAACTCTATAGAATTAGTGTATCTAGAGTTCTccttagagtagtataaatagagatgtaatcctacacatttgtatcaagcaaaaatagaaagttctctcctccataaagaattctACTTCCTATCAAGTTTAtattcaaagtctccaatattcctaaacacttttcttaaacataaaaagccttatttccaacaaagtggtatcagagcttcaagaTCCTCAAAAGATGGCGAATGGAGGTTTTCCTTTCCAAGTGTCGATGCTCACAAAGAACAACTATGATAATTGGAGTATCAAGATGAAGGCGCTACTAGGAGCTCAAGATGTGTGGGATATCGTAGAGAATGACTTCGAGGAGCAAGATGAAGCCTCGCTAAGCCAAGGTGTAAAGGAGACGTTGAAGGAGtcaagaaagagagacaagaAAGCTCTCTTTCTCATTTATCAATCGGTGGATGAAGATACATTTGAGAAGATATCCAACGCAACGACGGCCAAAGAAGCATGGGATAAGCTTCAAACTTGTAACAAAGGAGTTGAGCAGGTAAAAAAGATTCGTCTTCAAACTCTTAGAGGTGACTTTGAGCGTTTGTTTATGGAGGAGTCCGAGTcaatttctgattatttttctCGAGTATTGGCCATAGTcaatcaacttaaaagaaatggtGAAGATGTTGATGAAGTGAAGGTCATGGAAAAAATACTTCGAACTTTAAATCCAAGTTTTGACTTCATTGTAACcaacattgaagaaaacaaggatttaAAGACCATGACTATTGAGCAACTCATGGGTTCCTTACAAGCAtacgaagaaaaacaaaagagaaaaattaaacaaaaggagGCTACGGAGCAACTACTACAACCCAACGTAAAGGAAGCAAACTATGCAAATTACAAGAGCCAAAGAGGACGAGGTCGCGGCCAAGATCGTGGACGTGGACGAGGACatggaggagaaggaagaggTGGTTACAACAACCACtccaacaaattcaacaatggagaaAGAAGTTGGAATCCACAAGTAATAAGAGGTCGTGGAAGAGGAAATTCATGGTCGAGGTATGACAAATCACAAATCAAGTGcttcaattgcaacaagattggTCACTATGCATCCGAGTGTAGATTCTCGAAGAAGGTTGAAGAGAAAGCTAACTTTGTAGAAGAAAAAGGCGTAGAAGAAGAAACTTTGCTACTCGCGTgccaaaacaaatttgaagagaaaagaaacaagtggtACCTCGACACCGGCGCAAGCAATCACATGTGCGGCGATAAAAGCATGTTCGTGGAGATCAATGAAGCGGCAACTAGCGATGTCTCATTTGGAGATGACTCAAAGATACCAGTCAAAGGCAAAGGTAAAATTCTCATACGTTTGAAGAATGGGAGTCATCAATTCATATCCAATGTCTACTATGTGCCTAAcatgaagaataatattttgagcTTGGGACAATTATTAGAGAAAGGCTATGACATCCATTTGAAAGAACATAGTCTTTTCTTAAGAGATTGTAGACATAACTTGATTGCTAAGGTGCCTATGTCAAAGAATAGAATGTTCCTCTTGAACATTCAAAATGATGTGGCAAAGTGTCTCAAGGCTTGCTATACCGACTCTTCGTGGCTATGGCATCTACGGTTCGGGCACCTCAACTTCGACGGTCTAGAACGTTTAGCGAAGAAGGAGATGGTGAGAGGCTTGCCTAGCATCAACCACCCAGACCAACTTTGCGAAGGATGTCTAATTGGGAAGCAATTTCgtaaaagttttccaaagaAATCAACAACAAGAGCAACAAAGCCGCTAGAGCTCATACACACCGATGTCTGTGGACCAATCAAACCCAATTCATTTGGTAAGAATAAGTACTTTCTcctctttattgatgattattccagAAAAACCTGGGTTTATTTCTTGAAGGAGAAATCAGAAGTGTTTGAAAACTTTAAGAAGTTCAAAGCCCTCGTGGAGAAAGAAAGTGGTCTTTCCATCAAGGCCATGAGATCTGATCGAGGAGGAGAGTTCACTTCAAATAAGTTCAACAAATATTGTGAAGACCATGGAATCCGTCGCCCACTATTAGTGCCAAGAtcgccacaacaaaatggagtagcagAGAGAAAGAACCGGACCATACTTAACATGGTGCGAAGCATGCTCAAGAGCAAGAAGATGCCGAAGGAgttttgggctgaagcagtgACATGTGCAGTTTACCTAATAAATCGTTCTCCAACAAGAAGCGTGCATGAGAAGACACcacaagaagcatggagtggaAGGAAGCCCGGGATCTCTCACCTCAAAGTGTTTGGAAGCATTGCCTATACCCATGTTCCAGACGAAAAGAGGACAAAGCTTGATGATAAAAGTGAGAAGTACGTGTTTGTGGGTTACGACTCAAGATCCAAGGGGTAAAGCTCTATAATCCAAATAGTAGAAAGATCGTCATAAGTCGCGACGTGGAGTTCGACGAAGAAGATTGTTGGGATTGGAGTGTTCAAGAAGATAAGTAtgattttcttccttattttgaagaagatgatgaaattgaacaaccaatcATAGAGGAACATATTACACCACCTGCCTCACCGACACCAAGGCTGGATGAAACAAGTTCAAGTGAGAGGACACCGCGACTAAGGAGCATTGAAGAGATTTATGAGGTAACCAAAAACCTAAACGACATTAACctcttttgtctttttggtGATTGTGAGCCTCTAAGCTATCAAGAAGCGGCGGAAAACATAAAGTGGAAAGACGCCATGGACGAAGAAATCAAGTCAATCACGAAGAATGATACGTGGAACTTACTACACTTCCACGAGGACACAAAGCAATCGGAGTAAGATGGGTGTACAAGGCAAAGAAGAATGCTAAAGGAGATGTGGAGAGATACAAAGCAAGATTGGTGGCTAAAGGCTATAGTCAAAGACAAGGAATTGACTATGATGAGGTATTTGCTCCTGTTGCTCGTCTTGAAACTATTAGACTGATCATTTCTTTGGCAGCCCAAAATAAATGGAAgatctatcaaatggatgtgaagtcaGCCTTCTTGAATGGTTTTCTCGAAGAAGAAGTCTATATTGAGCAACCACTGGGCTATGAAGTAAAAGGgcaagaagaaaaagtcttgaaGTTGAAGAAGGCGTTGTACGGTCTCAAGCAAGCACCGAGAGCTTGGAATGTTCGAATCGACAAGTACTTTCAAGACAAGAACTTCATCAAGTGTCCATATGAGCATGCACTCTATATCAAAGCGCAAAGTGGTGatattttgattgtgtgtttgtatgTAGATGACTTAATCTTTACAGGGAACAATCCAAGCATGTTCGAAGAGTTCAAGAAAGATATGtcaaatgaatttgagatgacggATATGGGGCTCATGGCATATTATCTCGGCATCGAAGTAAAACAAGAAGACAAAGGAATTTTCATCACCCAAGAAGGCTATGCCAAAGAAGTCCTTAAGAAGTTCAAGATGGATGACGCCAATCCAGTTGGCACCCCGATGGAATGTGGCAGCAAGTTGAGCAAgcatgaaaaaggagagaatgtTGATCCAACTCTTTACAAAAGTTTGGTTGGAAGTTTACGTTACTTGACATGTACAAGGCCGGATATTCTCTATGTTGTAGGAGTAGTAAGTCGCTACATGGAAGCTCCAACCACAACTCACTTCAAGGCGGCAAAGAGAATCCTTCGATACATCAAAGGTACAACAAACTTTGGCTTGCACTATTACTCTTCTGACAATTATAACATTGTTGGCTATAGTGATAGCGATTGGAGTGGAGACTTggatgatagaaagagcactactGTTTTGTGTTCTTTATGGGAGATACTGgtttcacttggatgtcaaaGAAGCAACCAATAGTCACACTATCAACTTGTGAAGCCGAGTATGTCGCTGCCACATCATGTGTTTGTCATGCAATTTGGCTaaggaacttgttgaaagagTTAAAAATGCCACAAGAAGAACCTACGGAAATATGTATTGACAATAAATCAGCACTCGCTTTGGCAAAGAATCCAGTCTTTCATGAAAGAAGTAAGCACATTGACACCCGTTACCACTTCATAAGAGAATGCATTGAGAAGAAGGAGGTAAAGTTGAAGTATGTGATGTCTCAAGATCAAGCTGCCGACATTTTCACAAAGCCACTCAAGTTGGAAACTTTCGTGAAGCTAAGGAGTATGCTTGgagtcacaaatcaagtttaagggggatgttgaaatataaacttgatttgggcctaaattaattatttggttccttggacttagttattttgggcttaagtaattatgggtcatgtttctagagaattcttgtagtgtttggagtgtctagatatttcttatggttgtaatattctctagaatattctttggatctctagagttgagaactctctagaattagtgtgtctagagttctccttagagtagtataaatagagatgtaatcttatacatttgtatcaagcaaaaatacaaagttctctCCTTCATAAAGAATTTTCATTCC includes these proteins:
- the AMT1.4 gene encoding ammonium transporter 1 member 2, producing MASLSCSANDLAPLFNDTAAANYLCAQFDSISRKLNVTTYAVDNTYLLFSAYLVFAMQLGFAMLCAGSVRAKNTMNIMLTNVLDAAAGGLSYYLFGFAFAFGGPSNGFIGRHFFGLRKFPKDSPPSGDYSFFLYHWAFAIAAAGITSGSIAERTQFVAYLIYSSFLTGFVYPIVSHWFWSSDGWASATRSHGNVLFGSGVIDFAGSGVVHMVGGIAGLWGALIEGPRIGRFDRSGRSVALRGHSASLVVLGTFLLWFGWYGFNPGSFLTIAKGYESGGYYGQWSAIGRTAVTTTLAGSTAALTTLFSKRLLAGHWNVIDVCNGLLGGFAAITSGCAVVEPWAAIVCGFVAAWVLIGLNKLAAKVEYDDPLEAAQLHGGCGAWGVFFTGLFAKKEYVEEIYGGGRPFGALMGGGGRLLAAQVIQILVVCGWVTATMAPLFYGLHKMKLLRISRDDETAGMDLTRHGGFAYAYHDDEDGSSRGVGFMLRRIEPAAITTPSPPAAPQV